One Pseudomonas sp. FP1742 genomic window carries:
- a CDS encoding response regulator transcription factor, translated as MPFDLHSLAWHRSIGKLIMQLNRPEFWSSLVRILNEYVQIDNWVVLIFSNQQVQVVSLPEIADAEEVDAFTHRYVKGLYLLDPFYIANRENPQSGFFHLLDIAPEYFLETEYYHQYFAQYISVDEAQYNVQLDADRTLCISIGSKVRFNQEQITMLDIVKPWVTALMHQRMCFENDVEKSLTEPPLWPETITQLGTQITTRESDVLRLLLSGFSNKEIAGKLSLSVETIKVHRRNIYAKLNIKSQSELFARFFMPKQDVFSTS; from the coding sequence ATGCCGTTCGACCTTCATAGCCTGGCTTGGCACCGATCAATCGGGAAACTGATCATGCAGTTGAACCGTCCAGAGTTCTGGAGTTCGCTTGTTCGTATATTAAATGAATACGTGCAAATCGATAATTGGGTTGTATTGATCTTTAGCAATCAACAGGTGCAAGTTGTTAGTCTTCCTGAGATAGCAGATGCCGAAGAGGTAGACGCGTTCACTCATCGCTATGTGAAGGGGCTATACCTGCTGGATCCATTTTATATAGCTAATCGAGAAAATCCCCAGAGTGGTTTCTTTCATTTGCTGGATATTGCACCGGAATACTTTCTTGAGACTGAGTATTATCATCAATATTTTGCACAATATATCTCTGTGGATGAGGCTCAGTACAATGTTCAGCTCGACGCCGATAGAACGTTATGCATTTCCATTGGTAGCAAAGTCCGTTTTAATCAAGAGCAAATAACAATGCTTGATATTGTCAAGCCATGGGTGACTGCATTAATGCATCAGCGCATGTGTTTTGAAAATGATGTAGAGAAAAGTCTCACTGAACCACCCCTATGGCCAGAAACGATTACCCAGCTTGGCACACAAATAACAACGCGCGAAAGTGATGTGCTCAGATTGTTGCTGAGTGGCTTCTCTAATAAAGAGATAGCCGGAAAGCTTTCCCTCTCGGTGGAAACGATAAAGGTTCACCGTCGCAATATTTATGCCAAATTAAATATCAAGTCACAATCCGAATTGTTTGCTCGATTTTTTATGCCAAAACAGGATGTTTTTTCTACAAGTTGA
- a CDS encoding polyamine ABC transporter substrate-binding protein: MKKSHLRTIFSASLLCAGISTSVGAVEPGVYLYNWFGLLAPETPKEFEQATGTRVHMDAFDSAEIMQSKVMAGRTGYDVVVATSNVLPSLIQAGVLQPLDRNQLSNLSHIDPDILSQVAVNDPGNRYAVPYLWGTTGIGYDVDKVKAALGDNAPVNSWDLIFKEENISKLQSCGVAMLDSPSEIISIALHYLGLPSNSRNPDDYQKAQALLLKIRPYVLYFDSSRIDADLADGNICAVVGWANGALAAQAINEKANTGRKITYSLPREGALVWSENLVLLKDAPHPKEGMAFINYMLRPEIIAKTSNHTLYPNANKDAAEFVEQKLRDNPWIYPDKKTIATLVPLEPLPLKLERIRTRIWNKVKSGV; this comes from the coding sequence ATGAAAAAGTCACATTTGCGAACCATTTTTTCAGCCTCGCTTCTCTGTGCAGGGATAAGCACATCAGTGGGGGCTGTAGAGCCTGGGGTGTATCTGTATAACTGGTTCGGGCTTCTCGCACCGGAGACCCCAAAGGAGTTTGAGCAGGCAACCGGCACCAGAGTGCATATGGATGCTTTCGACAGCGCCGAAATCATGCAGAGCAAGGTAATGGCTGGGCGCACGGGGTATGACGTGGTTGTGGCCACCTCCAATGTGTTGCCAAGCCTGATCCAGGCGGGAGTACTCCAGCCGCTGGATCGTAACCAACTGAGTAATTTGTCACATATCGATCCTGATATCTTGTCCCAGGTCGCGGTCAACGATCCTGGTAATCGCTACGCTGTACCTTATTTATGGGGTACTACCGGCATTGGCTATGACGTTGACAAAGTCAAAGCGGCATTGGGTGATAATGCTCCGGTGAATAGCTGGGATTTGATCTTCAAAGAAGAAAACATCAGCAAGCTCCAGTCGTGTGGTGTGGCAATGCTTGACTCTCCAAGTGAGATCATTTCGATTGCTTTGCATTACCTTGGGCTCCCCAGCAACAGCAGGAACCCGGATGATTACCAGAAAGCTCAAGCCCTACTGTTAAAAATCCGTCCCTACGTCCTCTATTTCGATTCATCCCGAATTGACGCCGACCTGGCTGACGGCAATATTTGTGCAGTTGTGGGATGGGCTAATGGTGCCCTTGCTGCGCAGGCCATAAACGAAAAGGCCAACACTGGACGCAAGATTACCTACAGCCTTCCTCGCGAAGGAGCGCTGGTCTGGTCGGAAAATCTGGTTCTGCTGAAAGACGCTCCTCACCCAAAGGAAGGTATGGCGTTTATTAACTATATGTTGCGACCAGAAATCATTGCCAAGACCTCAAACCACACTCTCTATCCTAACGCCAATAAAGATGCCGCTGAGTTTGTCGAACAGAAATTGCGAGACAACCCTTGGATTTATCCAGACAAAAAGACTATTGCCACACTTGTTCCCCTTGAGCCACTGCCATTGAAGCTGGAGCGAATCCGCACACGGATTTGGAACAAAGTGAAGAGTGGTGTGTGA
- the tssI gene encoding type VI secretion system tip protein TssI/VgrG → MFSPANQAHFSLTIDGFEHDFQVLAFTGEEAISRPYLFNVELVSERSDLDLESLFDIEAFLTFDTKGNGIHGRVYHIAQSGKSQRLTRYSLALVPHLSYLRHRINQRIYQQFSVPKIVALILEEHGIVGDAYRLHLGSTYPERDYCTQYDETDLHFIQRLCEEEGIHFHFQHSAQGHVLVFGDDQAAFPRIGQPTAYGQESDRVANEPLIKRFNLRLGRSEQQPGMENDIKLKPFTSHEHGKQISLRAMERRHAAYRQAEGQSDQTRLVSGHVLEISGHPHQEWNALWLLTQVIHEGKQPQVLSENVASGNTDNEDDFHQGYRNRFMVLPWDVSYRPPLAHQKPQVPSNQTAVVIALEDEDQSDRRLGRVKVKFPWDREGRFDDKSCCWLGGTSNWSCEITSPRTGVEVMVTFLESDPDQPLISGCLCCRSTSSQRMR, encoded by the coding sequence ATGTTCAGCCCAGCCAATCAGGCGCACTTCAGTTTGACAATCGACGGTTTTGAGCATGATTTTCAAGTGCTCGCCTTCACCGGAGAGGAGGCAATCAGCAGGCCTTACCTCTTCAACGTGGAGCTTGTTAGCGAGCGGTCTGACCTGGATCTCGAAAGCCTTTTCGACATAGAGGCTTTTCTGACCTTCGACACGAAGGGCAATGGCATTCATGGACGGGTCTATCACATCGCTCAAAGCGGTAAGAGTCAGCGTTTGACGCGCTACAGCCTGGCCCTCGTACCGCACCTGTCCTACTTGCGCCACCGCATCAACCAGAGGATCTATCAACAGTTTTCGGTGCCGAAAATCGTCGCCTTGATACTGGAAGAACACGGGATTGTGGGTGACGCTTATCGGCTTCATCTGGGGTCGACCTACCCCGAGCGTGACTACTGTACCCAGTACGATGAAACGGATTTGCACTTTATTCAGCGCTTGTGCGAAGAAGAAGGTATCCACTTTCACTTCCAACACAGCGCTCAAGGCCACGTACTGGTCTTTGGCGATGATCAGGCAGCTTTTCCCAGGATTGGGCAACCCACTGCTTATGGACAAGAGAGCGATAGGGTGGCCAACGAGCCACTGATCAAGCGCTTCAATCTGCGTCTGGGGAGAAGCGAGCAACAGCCAGGCATGGAAAACGATATCAAGCTGAAGCCTTTCACAAGCCATGAGCACGGCAAGCAGATAAGTCTGCGTGCTATGGAGCGCCGCCACGCGGCTTATCGTCAAGCTGAAGGGCAAAGTGACCAGACCCGGTTAGTCAGTGGCCATGTTCTGGAAATCTCAGGCCATCCGCATCAAGAGTGGAACGCCCTATGGCTACTGACTCAGGTCATCCACGAAGGCAAGCAACCACAGGTATTGAGTGAGAACGTCGCCAGTGGCAACACTGACAACGAGGATGACTTTCATCAGGGTTACCGCAACCGCTTTATGGTTCTTCCCTGGGACGTGTCCTATCGTCCGCCCTTGGCTCACCAAAAACCTCAGGTGCCAAGCAACCAGACCGCTGTGGTCATCGCTCTGGAAGACGAGGACCAGAGTGATCGGCGTCTCGGAAGGGTCAAGGTCAAGTTCCCCTGGGACCGCGAAGGTAGATTTGACGACAAGAGTTGTTGTTGGCTGGGGGGGACCTCCAATTGGAGTTGTGAAATAACGTCCCCCCGAACGGGCGTGGAAGTCATGGTCACATTTCTCGAAAGCGACCCCGATCAACCGCTGATCAGCGGTTGCCTGTGTTGCCGCAGTACTTCCTCGCAGAGGATGCGGTAG
- the arsA gene encoding arsenical pump-driving ATPase, whose product MQSTIKLLDQPTKYMFFTGKGGVGKTSVSTAVSIALADAGKKVLLVSTDAASNLDEMLGVELSNQPVAVPDVPGMFVLNIDPETAAIGYRARVVEQMGSQASDQDIALVREQLSGACTTEIATFDEFSLLLSQGGAAYDHVVFDTAPTGHTLRLLSLPKAWSGFLEGNDRGASCLGPHSGLKMQEQLFNQALAALNNPALTTVVLVARPDKGALVEAARSSDELRELGLENQRLVVNAVFKRGDLNDPIAAAIEAIGQQALDEMPASLRQLSADYIALKAVDSVGLPALRGLLSPEFARPTSTANQEHSHLEYHPLSELVAELANDERGLIMVMGKGGVGKTTIAAAIALGLVQHGKSVHLSTTDPAAHLAVTLHADVPGLSIGRIDPKVETQKYVDKIVASRAPTLTEDELALLIEDLRSPCTEEVAVFHAFSRVVSQARTSFVVLDTAPTGHSLLLMDATGAYHRQMLREFKGKTSDHIVTPLMRLQDADYTKIILVTLPEATPVSQAAALQDDLRRAKIEPFAWVVNKSLLATGTDDPLLRARLDSERKQMTRVAGQTSHAVIVVPWTVEPPVGVAALKRLLD is encoded by the coding sequence ATGCAGTCCACCATCAAGCTGCTCGATCAACCCACCAAATATATGTTCTTCACTGGCAAGGGCGGGGTTGGCAAAACGTCGGTCTCCACAGCGGTATCAATCGCCTTGGCTGATGCAGGCAAGAAGGTGCTGCTGGTTAGCACAGACGCTGCCTCGAACCTTGACGAGATGCTCGGTGTCGAGCTGAGCAATCAGCCTGTAGCGGTGCCGGACGTGCCTGGAATGTTCGTGCTCAACATCGACCCCGAGACCGCCGCCATTGGCTACCGAGCCCGAGTGGTCGAACAAATGGGCTCCCAGGCCAGCGATCAAGATATTGCTCTGGTGCGTGAGCAACTTTCGGGGGCATGCACGACCGAAATCGCAACCTTCGATGAGTTCTCCCTCCTCCTGTCACAGGGCGGCGCGGCCTATGATCATGTCGTATTCGATACCGCTCCCACGGGGCATACGCTCAGGCTGTTGAGCCTGCCAAAAGCGTGGAGCGGATTTTTGGAGGGCAATGATCGTGGTGCGTCATGCCTGGGGCCGCACTCGGGGTTGAAAATGCAGGAGCAGCTTTTCAATCAGGCGTTGGCGGCGCTCAACAATCCGGCCCTGACCACCGTCGTGCTAGTGGCTCGCCCTGACAAAGGCGCGCTCGTTGAGGCCGCGCGTTCCTCCGACGAGCTCCGTGAGTTGGGTCTGGAAAACCAACGTCTCGTGGTGAATGCGGTGTTCAAACGCGGCGACTTGAATGACCCTATCGCAGCAGCCATCGAAGCGATCGGCCAGCAGGCGCTAGACGAGATGCCGGCTTCGCTACGCCAGCTTTCAGCCGACTACATTGCGCTCAAGGCTGTAGATTCTGTTGGCTTGCCCGCGCTCCGAGGACTGCTTTCCCCGGAGTTTGCTCGACCAACAAGTACTGCAAACCAAGAACACTCACACCTGGAATATCACCCCCTCTCGGAACTGGTTGCCGAGCTTGCGAATGACGAGCGTGGGTTGATCATGGTCATGGGCAAAGGGGGGGTTGGCAAAACCACCATTGCCGCCGCCATCGCCCTGGGACTGGTGCAGCACGGCAAGTCCGTGCACCTGAGCACCACGGACCCTGCGGCGCATCTGGCCGTGACCCTCCACGCCGATGTGCCAGGGCTCAGCATTGGTCGCATCGACCCTAAGGTCGAGACCCAAAAATACGTGGACAAGATCGTGGCGTCCCGCGCGCCGACCCTGACGGAAGATGAATTAGCCTTGCTCATCGAGGATCTGCGATCCCCCTGCACCGAAGAGGTCGCGGTCTTCCACGCGTTCTCCCGCGTGGTTTCTCAAGCCAGAACTTCGTTCGTGGTGCTGGACACCGCTCCCACGGGGCATTCCTTGCTACTGATGGATGCCACAGGCGCCTATCACCGCCAGATGCTTCGGGAATTCAAAGGCAAGACCTCGGACCACATCGTCACGCCTTTGATGCGCCTGCAAGATGCGGACTACACCAAAATCATCCTGGTGACGCTACCCGAAGCCACACCGGTGTCTCAGGCGGCAGCACTGCAGGATGACTTGCGCCGGGCCAAAATCGAACCGTTTGCATGGGTGGTCAATAAGTCTCTACTGGCCACAGGCACCGATGACCCGCTGCTACGAGCGCGCCTGGATAGTGAGCGCAAGCAGATGACGCGGGTTGCAGGCCAAACCAGCCATGCAGTCATCGTGGTGCCCTGGACGGTGGAGCCGCCTGTTGGGGTCGCTGCGCTGAAGCGCCTGCTGGATTGA